AACCAATAAGTAAAACTCCCGCTAATATCCATTGACCTTTACGCGGTAAATTGAGAACTACGAGGCTAGCTAACAAGTAAGTGAAGCTGATGCGTTGCAATACTCCCATAATGCGGATGCTATTGAAATCAAAAGTCCAAACACCTTGATTCCAAAAGCCATTGAGAAGTAAACCCAAAGCAAACAGAATCGCAGCGCGGCGAATGATACGCCAATAAGGAGAAGGCGGGGACACGAAGACTTTCTCATTCTCCCCGTCCAATTTGCTATCGGTGTACTTAGAAAGAGAAAAACTCATTGCCACACCGACAATGAACAGAAAAGAGGGAAATACTAAATCAGTTGGTGTGCATCCATGCCATTCGGCATGAAGTAATGGTGGATAGACATTAGGTTCAGCAATACTGGCCATGTTAACAAGGATCATGCCAGCAATGGTTATCCCACGAAAAACATCAAGAGAAGTTAGGCGCATAGATATTTTTTTTGATGTGACCTATTAAATTACTTCTCTTAATGAATTTAATCAACTATCCAAACGAGAACAGCTATAGTTGCTAAGTTATTTTTAAACATAGAGTAGTAAAAAAATGCTGACGGGCGGGCTGTATGCTCATCAGCATTTTGGATGTGTTAATGTTGTCTAATCTTATTTGGGTGGTAGTAACTGTGGATTATGCAGTAAGTAGTTATTCGTAATCAGTTCTCCAGCCTACCGCCGGAACTTCTAAACTAACCCATTAAAATTACTGTATCGATAACGTGAATAACACCATTATCGGCTTCGATATCTGCTGCTAACACTGTAGCATTTTTGACTTCAAAGCCATCAGAACAGTCAATTTTAATTGTTGAACCTTCTACAGAAGTCACAGTCCCAAGTTGAGCTAAATCAGCTTGCTTAAGCTTTCCAGGCACAACATGATACTTTAAAATCCGCGTTAGCTGGGGAATATTTTGCACTAAAGTTTGTATAGTTCCCGGTGGTAACTTGGCAAAAGCATCATCATTAGGTGCAAATACCGTAAATGGCCCAGGACTTTTTAATACATCTACTAATCCTGCGGCTTGTACAGCAGTTACCAAAGTTGTAAAAGAACCTGCACTAACAGCAATATCAACTATATCAGCCATTTATTTCACCATTACTCTAAAAAGATTTTAAATGAGAGTAAATTATTATTCATTTAGATTAAGTAATGATGTCTATCAGTAGATATGCTGTGTTTGTAATTCTGAATGCAACAACCGAGTTAATGGCAGATATTCACGAGCCGTAATTTGGTAGAACAGTTGATGTATGAAGTCATAGCAGGGGCAAAAAGTTCAGAACGGATAATTAGCGATCGCTTTGTGTAATAAATGTTAGATTACACCGATAACATGAAGCCTTACCATACCAGCATGAAGATAGACTATGATGAACCTCGCCCATTGGGAGTTGAAGCAATTTTGGGGAATCCTTTAAAAAAGGCCTTTACTGCCGAGGTTACTTTACCTTTGATTAGTTGTTTGTACCATCAACTGAAATTTTTGGATGCCAGAAATAGAAAATCTCACAACATCACCCATTAATATCAAGTTCGGTTAATCACTTAGAATAAAAAACCTCACCCCGCCTTCGGCACCCCTCTCCTTAGCAAGGAGAGGGGAAGGGGGGGTCCCCTCTGGGGAACTCGGGGGCCCCACTAATGGGGATTAGGGGTGAAGGGGAAGGGGGGTGAGGTTAAACGAGAATTGTAGGTAATCATGCGAACTTGATATAATAACCTCGTTTGCAATCAAAAGTGGACTGTTCCATCAGGCATTGTTACCCAATTCAAGTCTACGTTATTCATCTTTACTTGATTGAGTTTTGCCTCTACTAAATCTGTACCACGTAGAACAGCTGAATCCAAATCTACATCAGTGAGAATTGCTCGGCGTAAGTAGGCTCCACTCAAATTTGCATTATACAAACGTGCCCAACTTAGGTCTGCCTCAGTTAAGTTTGCCTTAATCAGCTCTGATTGTTCCAAGTTTGCCCCCCGCAGACCAGCTAAAATCAATTTTGCTTCAATTAAATTTGCTCTATGCAAGTTGACTCCAGTCAAATTCGCCCCACTCAGGTTTACCCTAGTAAGGTTTGCTTCGCTGAAGTTTGCCCCCTCTAGGTTTGCTCGACTTAAGTCTGCTTCTGTGAGATTTGCTTTAATTAACTCTGCCAACTCCAGATTTGCTCCACGCAGGTCTGCTAAAATCAGTTTTGTCTCCAGCAGAGTTGCCCTAGAAAGATTTGCCTCAGTGAGATTAGTCTGACTCAGGTTGGCTTTACTCAGCTTTGCTCCCCTTAAGTTTGCTCTACTTAAGTTTGCTTCAGTAATATTAGCTTCATCCAGGTTTGCCCTACCAAGGTCAGCCTGATACAAAATAGCTTTCTTCAGACCTGCTCTCCATAAAATTACTCCACTTAGATCTGCATTGGTTAGGTTAGCTGCATATAAGTCTGCCCCAATCAAATGTGATCCATTTAAACGTGTTCCATCTAGATTAGCTTGCTTCAGAACTACCCCATTCAGGTCTGCGCCAACTAAGTTTGCCCCACTTAGGTCTACTTCAGACAAGATTGCTTTTTTCAGAATTATCCCACTTAGATCTACTTCTCGCAGGTTCGCTCCACATAGATCTGTAGTATGAAAATTCCTTTCTCCTCCTGCATAACGCCTCAGGAGGTCTTCGGCATTCATATGATTTGCCTCTCAATGTCACTCACCTCTAGGCTTGTAGAGTGCCACCTTACACACTGTATTGCTTATCTCTACCCTGACCAATGATTCCTCAACGGTACAAGCCCTCAGATTTATGTATGGAACCAATCCAAAATCCAAAATCTAAAATCTACAATCGGATGACTCACAGCTTTGTGGCACTCCCACTTGTACTTGTTCTTCGACTACTTGTACAGGATAGGTACGTAAGGGAGAGATTTGCTCACGTAGTTTCGGAAGAGCATTTAGTGGGTAAATACGCTTAGGGTAAAGATTTTCCCCAGTGCGAATATCATACTGAAAATGATGCCAAGGACAATCTAGTACTCCTTGCCAGACCTTACCTCCGGCTAGTGGCAAGTTCTGGTGTCCGCACAAACCCTGTAAAGCATAGAATTCTCCTTGGTCATTCACAAGTAAAATCAGGCATGACCCCACTTGCACCATTTGTGTATGTCCTGGTGGAATCTCCTCTACCCTTGCCACTGTTACATATCCCACTGCCTCTTACTCCAATATGATTGCTTCCTCACACCAAATTCCTTGTTACCAGGTTGAACCTGATAACAAGAACTAGAGTCTCTGGCTCTTGCTGAAAATGGTGCAAGTTATAAGTTACATGGTACTATTTACCATTATGGCTATGAGGCACTACCAAGAACCGAGAGGTATAGGGTGATTCACCTGGCGCACCTCGACGGAAGTGGCCTGAAGGCCCTTCACCCAGAAACTCACTAAACCAGGCTTCGTGTTCTATTTCTTCATTCAAAATAGCCAGGGACAGCTCGTAGGTACGATGATCTTTGCCAAAGGTCATATTACAGATGTCAGTGTAGACACGGATAGCGCAACGCTCAGCTTCTACCAATACCTGTAGCATTGGTCTAAGATCACCTTGTTCAATTCCTTGCTTCACCTCTGAGACTGCTTCCTTGGCTTCTTCAGTTCCGCCACTGGTAAAGCCAACACGTGCTGAGGTACTTCCATTACTGCGACCACGTTCTGGTAAGTAAGCATCAGGACAGGCGGCGACATTGGAGAAGTCGCGAATGTCTCGTGGCAACTCACCGCCTAACTCATAGATACGCGGAACTAGAGCTTCAAAGTGGTTGCGGTCTTCTAGTCGTGCATCCTCAATAATTTCCTTCAATCCCTCACCTTCAAAACCAATGGCATTGGCTCGCAGGATTGTGTAATAGTAGTATGTTGTGAACTCTGCTGCTGCTGCTCGGACTAACTTGTCCACGAGTTCCTTCACATCAATTCCAGACTGCTCCACCATTTGCATTGCAACTTTAGGCATGGTGGCCTCCTTGTTTTTCCAAGCCGATATTTTAAATGAAATTAATTAAACCGCTTAGCTGGTGAATACCGTTCCCGTAACCCCTCCTCTTCACCCACTGTTCTTCTTAGACTGGTGAACTTTAGGTTACGTGGAAATCATCTACTTTAGCTTTACAACATTGTGAAAAATTACTTTTTTCACAATGTTACCTACTTCAATTTTGTAAGAATCTAGTAGAAAGTATCATTAGTTTTTATAATTATTCATAGTCGATATGAGTATGGCTTTATCAGTTTGTTAATTTGTAACATCAAGTCATACCGGGTACGCATTGTAGGCTAATTTTGTGTAACATAGTATCTATCCCTAGAAAATTATTCTAGGAGCTTAATCTCATGGCTCCTCAACCTAAATCCTACGAGGATGCTCTAGAGTTTTGCCGTGAACGGGGAATGCGCTTAAGTAAGCAGCGCCAGTTCATCCTGAAATTACTGTGGGATACTAATGAGCATCTAACTGCAAGCGATATCTACCATCGCCTGCGTCAACAAGGCAAAAAAATTGGTTATACATCGATATATCAAAATTTAGATACTTTGGTAAAGGCTGGGGTGATTGAGCGTATTGAAAAGGCAGAAGGTTGTCTTTATAGCCATCCTAGTTTTTGCCACTGTCATGTGCATTGTTTGGATAATGGACAAGTTATTGATGTGATGGTAACGCTTCCTCAAGAGATGATCGCTGCTGTAGAAGCGCAAATCGGTCTTGAGGTGAAGGATTATCGGATTGAATTTTTTGCACATAAGCCACAAGCAGGGATTTAATCTTCGTCAAACTCCAACGGTACTTCATAGCGAGTGAGAGGGAAAGGTTCTAATAATTCACCTTTCTCCCAACTTTGCAATCGCCACCAGAGAGTTTGTACAGCTGTTTGTTTACCATCAACTACTTCAAAAGTGATTTCACCAATATTATTGACTCCCACAACTGCTTTACCAGCACCCCATTTTCCGCGATAATCACGATGGTTTTTAGCCATCGCTAAATATTTTTCTAAAGGTAGCTTGCGATTTTGTCCTGGTAGGGGAGCAGTTAAAGATTGGGGTTGGAGAGAATTGATCTCTTCTGGTTCCTTTACTTTTTCATCTTTACCTAATAAGAAATTAATTTTATAACACCATTCGGGTTGCTTAATAACTTGTAATCCTCTATGCCAACTGCGTTCTTGCACTAAATCAATGATGGCGGGATTCGTTTTCAGAACCCAAGGAATACATTGTGGCACATGATCAACATACACATGCATCACACCAATTTCTAATTCTTTCTCCTCTTGATTTTCCCATCCTAAAATCTCTGCTTTAGGTAAATAGTTTATTGGCTCAATCGGAAGAAAACCTTTTTTATGTAATGAATGGCTGCCACCTGTACCACTAACTTCATTTTTAAAAGAACTGCTAGTAAATTGAATAGCAAGTAGTTCAGTTTTGATATTTTCAGAATATTGAAAAGGACGGATAGCTGCATATTTTAGGCGAGCTGCAAAACTATAGTGAACATCACCAGATAAGATAATGACACGACTTTGTGTTGCTGGTAATGCTCGTAATGCTAAATAAGCTATTAGTCTTTCAAATGCTATTGTTTCTAAACCCCAAGCTTCAGGATCAAAACCCCAAGCAGCACTATTAAATTTTTCTGCGAAAGCTTTAGCTGTCTTTTGAATTGTTTCTAAAAATGGT
Above is a genomic segment from Fischerella sp. JS2 containing:
- a CDS encoding fasciclin domain-containing protein, with amino-acid sequence MADIVDIAVSAGSFTTLVTAVQAAGLVDVLKSPGPFTVFAPNDDAFAKLPPGTIQTLVQNIPQLTRILKYHVVPGKLKQADLAQLGTVTSVEGSTIKIDCSDGFEVKNATVLAADIEADNGVIHVIDTVILMG
- a CDS encoding Fur family transcriptional regulator encodes the protein MAPQPKSYEDALEFCRERGMRLSKQRQFILKLLWDTNEHLTASDIYHRLRQQGKKIGYTSIYQNLDTLVKAGVIERIEKAEGCLYSHPSFCHCHVHCLDNGQVIDVMVTLPQEMIAAVEAQIGLEVKDYRIEFFAHKPQAGI
- a CDS encoding Dps family protein; the protein is MPKVAMQMVEQSGIDVKELVDKLVRAAAAEFTTYYYYTILRANAIGFEGEGLKEIIEDARLEDRNHFEALVPRIYELGGELPRDIRDFSNVAACPDAYLPERGRSNGSTSARVGFTSGGTEEAKEAVSEVKQGIEQGDLRPMLQVLVEAERCAIRVYTDICNMTFGKDHRTYELSLAILNEEIEHEAWFSEFLGEGPSGHFRRGAPGESPYTSRFLVVPHSHNGK
- a CDS encoding pentapeptide repeat-containing protein — protein: MNAEDLLRRYAGGERNFHTTDLCGANLREVDLSGIILKKAILSEVDLSGANLVGADLNGVVLKQANLDGTRLNGSHLIGADLYAANLTNADLSGVILWRAGLKKAILYQADLGRANLDEANITEANLSRANLRGAKLSKANLSQTNLTEANLSRATLLETKLILADLRGANLELAELIKANLTEADLSRANLEGANFSEANLTRVNLSGANLTGVNLHRANLIEAKLILAGLRGANLEQSELIKANLTEADLSWARLYNANLSGAYLRRAILTDVDLDSAVLRGTDLVEAKLNQVKMNNVDLNWVTMPDGTVHF
- a CDS encoding Rieske (2Fe-2S) protein, with amino-acid sequence MGYVTVARVEEIPPGHTQMVQVGSCLILLVNDQGEFYALQGLCGHQNLPLAGGKVWQGVLDCPWHHFQYDIRTGENLYPKRIYPLNALPKLREQISPLRTYPVQVVEEQVQVGVPQSCESSDCRF